From one Alphaproteobacteria bacterium genomic stretch:
- a CDS encoding phosphotransferase yields MSERLLRPILPRYGLAAEMPLTLVNRSENETWSVDGGTLFLRLHRDGYHSRSEIASELAWLSALQGLPGLNCVRPVADRQEHLIQTVGGRHVVAFAPVAGREPTLRDDLGSWFAHLGAITARLHAHARAWPRPPGFRRKRWDAAAVLGPCAHWGQWRAAEGLTADGRSILCRLEALLRERLAAYGTGPERFGLIHGDLRLANLLIGDDGLWVIDFDDCGFGWWMYDFAAAVSFIETDRRLPELAARWLEGYRRERPLAPGDAAMLPALVMLRRLQLTAWLGTRADSHTAADVGAASFTEHTVALGQRFLACGASRFWEGWT; encoded by the coding sequence ATGAGCGAGCGCCTGCTGCGTCCGATCCTTCCCCGCTACGGACTTGCGGCCGAAATGCCGTTGACGCTGGTCAACCGGTCCGAGAACGAGACCTGGTCCGTGGACGGCGGCACGCTGTTCCTGCGTCTGCACCGCGACGGCTATCACAGCCGGAGCGAGATCGCCTCGGAACTGGCCTGGCTATCGGCCTTGCAGGGCCTGCCGGGGTTGAACTGCGTGCGGCCGGTGGCGGATCGGCAGGAGCACCTGATCCAGACGGTCGGCGGCCGGCATGTCGTCGCGTTCGCTCCCGTCGCCGGACGCGAACCAACGCTGCGGGATGATCTCGGATCCTGGTTCGCGCACCTCGGCGCGATCACCGCGCGCTTGCATGCCCACGCTCGCGCGTGGCCGCGCCCGCCCGGCTTCCGGCGGAAGCGCTGGGATGCGGCCGCCGTTCTGGGGCCGTGCGCGCACTGGGGACAGTGGCGGGCGGCCGAGGGTTTGACGGCGGACGGCCGGTCGATCCTGTGCCGGCTGGAGGCGCTGCTCCGGGAGCGGCTCGCGGCCTATGGCACGGGGCCGGAGCGTTTCGGGCTGATTCACGGCGATCTGCGGCTCGCCAACCTGCTGATCGGCGACGACGGCCTGTGGGTGATCGATTTCGACGACTGCGGCTTTGGCTGGTGGATGTACGATTTCGCTGCCGCGGTCTCCTTCATTGAAACCGACCGGCGGTTGCCCGAACTGGCCGCGCGCTGGCTGGAGGGGTATCGGCGCGAACGGCCGCTCGCCCCCGGGGATGCCGCCATGCTGCCGGCCCTGGTCATGCTGCGCCGGCTCCAACTGACCGCATGGCTGGGCACGCGGGCGGATTCGCATACCGCCGCCGATGTCGGAGCGGCGTCCTTTACCGAACACACGGTGGCGCTCGGCCAGCGGTTCCTTGCGTGCGGCGCCTCGCGCTTCTGGGAGGGTTGGACATGA
- the cobD gene encoding cobalamin biosynthesis protein CobD, with the protein MDMILALAAMLAELATGYPQRIFRRIGHPVSWIGAGIAAADRNWNRERRTPAARFAAGALLVVLLLAGSVAIGLAFEMVLALSASGTVAFLAIAIAMGTLIAQRSLHDHVLAVAEAMETEGLEAGRQALSLVVGRDTQALDGAGVVRAAIESLAENFSDGVVAPVVWLAVAGPAGAIAYKAVNTADSMIGHRTARHEAFGKAAARLDDLINLPASRLAAVLIALAALVQPGARCRDAIRTVMRDARQHRSPNAGWPEAAVAGALGIRLSGPRVYGGVPSSDAAINAGGRANLVPADIHRALALYRRADALLIGLLALGAVLQWAL; encoded by the coding sequence TTGGACATGATCCTGGCCCTCGCCGCAATGCTGGCCGAACTGGCAACCGGCTATCCACAACGCATCTTCCGCCGGATCGGCCATCCCGTATCCTGGATCGGTGCGGGCATCGCGGCCGCGGACCGGAACTGGAACCGGGAACGCCGCACGCCGGCAGCGCGGTTTGCGGCGGGCGCCCTGCTGGTGGTGCTGCTGCTGGCCGGGTCGGTTGCCATCGGCCTGGCGTTCGAGATGGTTCTGGCGCTATCGGCTTCCGGCACCGTCGCGTTCTTGGCCATTGCCATCGCGATGGGCACCCTGATCGCCCAGCGCAGCCTCCACGACCATGTGCTGGCGGTGGCGGAGGCGATGGAAACGGAGGGGCTGGAAGCCGGACGGCAGGCGCTGTCGCTGGTGGTGGGACGCGATACGCAGGCGCTGGACGGGGCCGGCGTGGTGCGCGCCGCCATCGAAAGCCTGGCCGAGAACTTTTCGGACGGGGTGGTGGCGCCGGTGGTCTGGCTGGCCGTGGCCGGTCCGGCCGGTGCGATTGCCTACAAGGCCGTCAATACCGCGGACAGCATGATCGGCCACCGCACCGCCCGGCACGAGGCATTCGGCAAGGCTGCCGCGCGGCTGGACGACCTGATCAACCTGCCGGCATCCCGTCTTGCCGCGGTGTTGATCGCCCTTGCGGCTCTGGTACAGCCCGGCGCGCGATGCCGGGATGCCATCCGCACGGTGATGCGGGACGCGCGGCAGCATCGCTCCCCCAATGCGGGCTGGCCGGAAGCGGCGGTGGCGGGCGCGCTGGGCATCCGGCTATCCGGCCCCAGGGTCTATGGGGGTGTGCCAAGCTCCGACGCAGCGATCAACGCGGGCGGCCGTGCGAATTTGGTCCCGGCGGATATCCACCGGGCGCTGGCCCTCTATCGCCGGGCCGATGCGTTGCTGATCGGCCTGCTGGCCCTGGGAGCGGTGCTGCAATGGGCGCTTTAA
- a CDS encoding precorrin-6A synthase (deacetylating), giving the protein MIDLRLIGVGTGNPEHLTLAAVEALNGADLILIPRKGPEKADLADLRHRILAKVLSRPVPVAEFDMPVRADAGDYLMAVERWHAEIARAWTDVLSQRLPDGGRAALLVWGDPSLYDSTLRIAGRLQADGLPLRVSVVPGITSLQLLTAAHAVPLNGLGQPVVITTGRWLRRHGWPEAADRVAVMLDAGGAYRVLDPQGVHIWWGAALGLPQQALIAGPLAAVADRIGETRARLRAAHGWVMDIYLLSRAGLS; this is encoded by the coding sequence ATGATCGACCTGCGATTGATCGGCGTGGGCACCGGCAACCCCGAGCACCTGACACTGGCCGCGGTCGAGGCACTGAACGGTGCCGACCTGATCCTGATTCCGCGGAAAGGACCGGAAAAGGCCGATCTGGCCGATCTGCGCCACCGCATTCTGGCCAAGGTGCTAAGTCGGCCGGTGCCGGTGGCGGAGTTCGACATGCCGGTCCGTGCCGACGCGGGCGACTATCTGATGGCGGTCGAGCGCTGGCATGCGGAAATCGCGCGGGCCTGGACCGATGTCCTGAGCCAGCGACTGCCCGATGGCGGGCGGGCCGCGCTCTTGGTCTGGGGCGATCCGTCCCTCTATGACAGCACGCTCAGGATTGCCGGGCGGCTGCAAGCCGATGGGCTGCCGCTCCGCGTCTCGGTTGTGCCGGGAATCACCAGCCTGCAATTGCTGACCGCCGCGCATGCGGTGCCGCTGAACGGGCTGGGGCAGCCGGTTGTCATCACCACCGGGCGCTGGCTGCGCCGCCATGGCTGGCCCGAAGCCGCAGACCGGGTCGCCGTGATGCTGGACGCCGGCGGCGCCTATCGGGTGCTCGACCCGCAGGGCGTGCATATCTGGTGGGGTGCCGCTCTGGGACTGCCGCAGCAAGCGTTGATCGCCGGCCCGCTGGCGGCGGTTGCAGACCGTATCGGGGAGACGCGCGCCCGGCTGCGCGCCGCGCACGGCTGGGTGATGGACATTTACCTTCTCAGCCGGGCCGGGCTGTCATGA
- a CDS encoding histidine phosphatase family protein, with the protein MPDRTARCTELLLIRHAPVDDGTRLHGRDDVAAALPGATAIAEVLRVIGPVDRVVSSPALRCRQTAEALFPDRPTTVDPRLWEQDFGAWEGMPLGDLPDIGPLNREDLARHVPPGGESFAALCARAAPALTELGGAGGRVAVIAHAGIIRAALALAIGSVAAGLAFEIAPLSLTEIRCFGGEHRAIRQVNRPTHS; encoded by the coding sequence ATGCCGGACCGCACGGCGCGCTGCACCGAGTTGCTGTTGATCCGCCACGCTCCGGTGGACGATGGAACCCGGCTGCATGGCCGGGACGATGTTGCGGCCGCCCTGCCCGGCGCGACGGCGATTGCAGAGGTGCTGCGCGTGATCGGGCCGGTGGACCGGGTGGTCTCCAGCCCGGCATTGCGCTGCCGACAGACCGCGGAGGCCCTGTTTCCGGATCGGCCCACAACCGTCGACCCGCGTCTGTGGGAGCAGGATTTCGGCGCCTGGGAAGGCATGCCGCTCGGCGACCTGCCGGATATCGGGCCGCTGAACCGAGAGGACCTTGCCCGCCACGTCCCGCCCGGCGGCGAGAGCTTCGCGGCGTTGTGCGCCCGCGCTGCGCCCGCGCTGACCGAACTGGGCGGTGCCGGCGGGCGCGTCGCGGTGATTGCGCACGCCGGCATCATCCGCGCCGCGTTGGCCCTGGCCATCGGGTCGGTTGCGGCCGGCCTCGCCTTCGAGATCGCTCCCCTCTCGCTGACGGAAATCCGGTGTTTTGGCGGCGAGCACCGGGCCATCCGCCAGGTGAACCGTCCGACGCACTCTTAA
- the cobU gene encoding bifunctional adenosylcobinamide kinase/adenosylcobinamide-phosphate guanylyltransferase translates to MPHSLITGGAHSGKSRRAEFLVRSLPGRPIYIATAEIGDAEMAARVAEHQARRGPEWDEHPAPLDLCPALQQTDGRGPRLVDCLTLWLSNLFAAERDWQAAAKDLVACLARQQSPVILVTNEVGLGLVPESRLGRNFRDAQGCLNQIVAGAVARVELVVAGIPVRVKS, encoded by the coding sequence ATGCCCCATAGTCTCATCACAGGTGGCGCGCATTCGGGCAAGAGCCGGCGTGCCGAATTCCTGGTTCGCAGCCTGCCCGGCCGGCCGATCTACATTGCAACCGCCGAAATCGGGGATGCGGAGATGGCGGCCCGCGTCGCGGAACACCAGGCCCGGCGCGGCCCGGAGTGGGACGAGCATCCCGCTCCACTCGATCTTTGCCCTGCCTTGCAGCAGACGGACGGGCGCGGCCCCCGGCTGGTCGACTGCCTGACCCTCTGGCTCTCGAACCTGTTCGCGGCGGAGCGGGATTGGCAGGCCGCCGCAAAGGATCTGGTCGCCTGTTTGGCACGACAGCAGAGCCCCGTCATCCTGGTGACGAACGAGGTGGGGCTGGGGCTCGTGCCGGAGAGCAGGCTCGGCCGGAATTTCCGTGATGCCCAGGGATGCCTCAACCAAATCGTGGCGGGCGCGGTGGCGCGTGTGGAGCTTGTGGTCGCCGGCATTCCGGTCCGGGTGAAATCGTGA